Proteins co-encoded in one Kitasatospora acidiphila genomic window:
- a CDS encoding IPT/TIG domain-containing protein: MAPSISSISPTSGTAGQTMTITGTGLGNLSTTKVNIGSKTVTPTAASSTSVTFTIPSGCAGQANVSVTVSGVNSNSSAFFYVAAPTCTSVSPNTGPATPTGPIDVFGSGFSTATGVVFTSSAGSATVTPTVLSDSHLTVTPPAHTAPFATCTDSANVSVTATGGTSSPIGAAGQFTYYQLPTVTSVTPATGSASIPPTGVIVAGTCFVDVSAVTFTPVGGGTAVPAASVSVTGLGALTLDVPAGLTAGTTYDIQVTTTGGTSAAVAADQFAVTV; encoded by the coding sequence GTGGCACCCTCGATCAGCTCCATCTCACCGACCTCAGGCACCGCGGGCCAGACCATGACCATCACCGGCACTGGTCTGGGCAACCTGAGCACCACCAAGGTGAACATCGGCAGCAAGACGGTCACCCCCACCGCCGCCAGCAGCACCTCCGTCACCTTCACCATCCCGTCAGGGTGCGCCGGTCAGGCCAACGTCAGCGTGACCGTCTCCGGCGTGAACAGCAACAGCAGCGCCTTCTTCTACGTCGCCGCCCCCACGTGCACGTCGGTGAGCCCCAACACGGGCCCGGCCACGCCCACAGGCCCCATCGACGTCTTCGGCAGCGGTTTCTCGACCGCGACCGGGGTGGTCTTCACCTCGTCGGCCGGCAGCGCCACCGTCACGCCGACCGTGCTCTCCGACAGCCACCTGACCGTCACCCCGCCGGCCCACACCGCACCTTTCGCCACCTGCACCGACTCGGCGAACGTGAGCGTCACCGCCACCGGCGGCACCAGCAGCCCTATCGGCGCGGCCGGTCAGTTCACCTACTACCAGCTGCCGACGGTCACCAGCGTGACCCCCGCCACGGGATCGGCGAGCATCCCTCCCACCGGTGTCATCGTCGCTGGTACCTGCTTCGTGGACGTCAGCGCCGTGACGTTCACCCCGGTCGGCGGTGGCACGGCCGTGCCGGCCGCCAGCGTCAGCGTCACGGGACTGGGCGCGCTCACCCTCGACGTCCCCGCGGGCCTGACGGCGGGCACCACCTACGACATCCAGGTCACCACCACCGGCGGCACCAGCGCGGCCGTCGCCGCCGACCAGTTCGCCGTCACCGTCTGA
- a CDS encoding helix-turn-helix domain-containing protein: protein MRRAHRDLIEADPAIETVARIAARWGFLRPTRFADQYERLYRCPPSTTLHA, encoded by the coding sequence TTGCGCCGCGCACATCGCGACCTGATCGAGGCCGACCCCGCAATCGAGACCGTCGCCCGGATCGCCGCCCGCTGGGGATTCCTACGCCCCACCCGCTTCGCCGACCAGTACGAGCGCCTCTACCGATGCCCGCCCAGTACCACCCTCCATGCCTGA
- a CDS encoding DUF6895 family protein, producing MRRTVERGAVAWLAAHRTRFDPDAADKRRTLFVRKAFVEVALLVGLRARAELGSFDGDPDYRMLYDQVSAVAARASYRELVARDERALLLYAGTYASQRLCGRRDSEFERLIGRAVAGRYAACFERVPFRQLDLLHTLELAGVDHGMPADSAVLPFSLLCADPSVVKLSDSDIYAVTHTVFYATDFGRRIPRWPTGFGLPQAVELLEALCLLCRQKENADLVAELLCCLLCLGIQDSPEMERAWAFLADAQEPDGRVAGPDGILPPELENGDADYRDWATGYHTTIVAALAGHLARDEAVIRQPRPSPPRSAGKERLEAAIRCATAWLTEAALDVPFDDAVPAAGAAARAARSVGEPRLAARALTSLVRRADNTLSQPVAWGGQGVDAVAECARGLSACGLVCESLDQFLTDTAAALTGLTAVPTAAAGGVRRLRDLGRLTEQQADSLLASTTAANLFAGNHAPAVTAVALAQYADGQPLHLGSDASAWHSVAERFAAALPAACQNYRLEEAAALVQGLGLLGWADHRITRDGVDFLLCQQHPTGAFGYPARDDHQERATAQRIWTQSCVVALSCLYGSYDGRAPHLRCHAAT from the coding sequence ATGCGGCGCACGGTGGAACGCGGAGCTGTCGCCTGGCTGGCCGCGCACCGCACCCGCTTCGATCCCGACGCCGCCGACAAGCGGCGTACGCTGTTCGTCCGCAAGGCGTTCGTCGAGGTCGCGTTGCTGGTCGGACTCCGTGCTCGGGCGGAGCTCGGGTCCTTCGACGGCGACCCCGACTATCGGATGCTGTACGACCAGGTCAGCGCCGTAGCGGCCCGGGCTTCCTACCGTGAGCTCGTCGCACGTGATGAGCGGGCCCTGCTCCTGTACGCGGGCACCTACGCGTCACAGCGGCTGTGCGGGCGGCGCGACAGCGAATTCGAGCGCCTCATCGGCCGAGCGGTCGCCGGACGTTATGCGGCCTGCTTCGAGCGCGTCCCATTCCGGCAGCTGGATCTGCTGCACACGCTGGAGTTGGCCGGAGTCGATCACGGAATGCCGGCAGACAGTGCGGTACTGCCCTTCTCCCTGCTCTGTGCTGATCCATCCGTCGTGAAGCTGAGCGACAGCGACATTTACGCGGTCACGCATACCGTGTTCTACGCCACCGATTTCGGCCGGCGTATCCCCCGGTGGCCCACCGGATTCGGTCTGCCCCAGGCCGTAGAACTACTGGAGGCGCTCTGCCTTCTGTGCCGCCAGAAGGAGAACGCCGACCTGGTCGCCGAACTGCTCTGCTGCCTGCTGTGCCTGGGGATCCAGGACTCACCCGAGATGGAACGGGCCTGGGCCTTCCTCGCCGATGCACAGGAGCCCGACGGGCGGGTCGCCGGGCCGGACGGCATCCTCCCCCCGGAACTCGAGAACGGCGACGCGGACTACCGCGACTGGGCCACCGGCTATCACACCACGATCGTCGCAGCGCTGGCCGGTCACCTGGCCCGTGACGAGGCCGTGATCCGGCAGCCGCGCCCCTCACCTCCCCGGTCCGCCGGCAAGGAACGACTTGAAGCCGCGATCCGGTGTGCCACCGCCTGGCTGACCGAGGCCGCCCTCGATGTGCCGTTCGACGACGCGGTCCCGGCAGCGGGCGCAGCCGCGCGAGCCGCACGCTCGGTGGGAGAGCCACGACTCGCCGCCCGGGCCCTCACCAGTCTCGTGCGGCGTGCCGACAACACCCTCTCCCAGCCGGTGGCCTGGGGCGGGCAGGGCGTCGACGCGGTAGCCGAGTGCGCGCGAGGCCTGTCGGCCTGCGGACTGGTCTGCGAATCCCTCGACCAGTTCCTGACGGACACGGCAGCAGCACTCACCGGGCTCACCGCCGTTCCCACGGCCGCCGCCGGCGGAGTCAGACGACTGCGCGACCTGGGCCGGCTCACCGAGCAGCAGGCGGATTCCCTCCTCGCCTCCACGACCGCTGCGAACCTGTTCGCCGGGAACCATGCGCCCGCGGTCACTGCCGTGGCCTTGGCGCAGTATGCCGACGGCCAACCGCTCCACCTCGGCAGCGACGCCTCCGCCTGGCATTCCGTCGCGGAGCGGTTCGCAGCCGCGCTGCCAGCCGCCTGCCAGAACTATCGGCTCGAAGAAGCCGCCGCGCTCGTTCAAGGGCTGGGGCTGCTCGGCTGGGCCGATCACCGGATCACCCGCGACGGGGTCGACTTCCTGCTCTGTCAGCAGCACCCCACCGGAGCCTTCGGCTACCCGGCGCGCGACGACCACCAGGAGCGGGCGACGGCGCAACGCATCTGGACCCAGAGTTGTGTCGTCGCCCTCTCATGCCTGTACGGCTCGTACGACGGGCGAGCACCCCACCTGCGCTGCCACGCAGCCACCTGA
- a CDS encoding ferric iron reductase, giving the protein MLNSSAENTSLAGGVCLDLLDLGVALETHGQNLLAVIDADDRVRRLVYRDLDDIRFSPARLARHSRPVPAPARELLDDDPSALRRQVFSCLITGALGPLAGDAPTLGTVLEAATRELTPTADLSALRTQPLPARALTLMRLVPGADQWALLPNPVTAGG; this is encoded by the coding sequence GTGCTCAACTCCTCAGCCGAGAACACATCCCTGGCGGGGGGTGTCTGCCTGGACCTGCTCGACCTGGGGGTGGCCCTGGAGACACACGGGCAGAACCTCCTTGCCGTCATCGATGCGGACGACCGCGTCCGACGGCTCGTCTACCGCGACCTCGACGACATCCGCTTCAGCCCGGCCAGGCTGGCCCGGCACAGCCGGCCAGTACCGGCGCCGGCCCGCGAACTGCTGGACGACGACCCATCCGCCCTGCGCCGACAAGTCTTCAGCTGCCTGATCACGGGCGCGCTGGGTCCGTTGGCCGGAGACGCTCCGACCCTGGGCACAGTGCTGGAGGCCGCCACCCGGGAGCTCACCCCGACCGCCGATCTGAGCGCGCTTCGGACGCAGCCGCTGCCGGCCAGGGCGCTGACGCTGATGCGGCTGGTTCCGGGCGCCGATCAGTGGGCGTTGCTGCCCAATCCGGTGACGGCGGGCGGCTGA
- a CDS encoding DUF6009 family protein, whose translation MSALIDPADLAHEIEIRWLEDPEPLDYVRQSLERLNSRKGRPPYHRDGRMVGYAILGPAAPSSRASGTFRRRVFWLLPHDRDQEPDGLYATGSPSEAVDPRTIAPTVKGDKTERSQGGPASPAMLELGITLPKS comes from the coding sequence GTGAGCGCCCTGATCGACCCCGCCGACCTCGCCCACGAGATCGAGATCCGCTGGCTCGAGGACCCAGAACCACTCGACTACGTCCGCCAGAGCCTGGAACGACTCAACTCCCGCAAGGGCAGACCCCCCTACCATCGCGACGGCCGCATGGTCGGCTACGCCATCCTCGGCCCGGCAGCACCCTCCTCCCGCGCCTCCGGCACCTTCCGCCGCCGCGTCTTCTGGCTGCTCCCCCACGACCGCGACCAAGAGCCTGACGGCCTGTACGCCACCGGCTCGCCGTCCGAGGCCGTCGACCCGCGCACCATCGCGCCCACGGTGAAGGGCGACAAGACCGAGCGCTCCCAGGGCGGTCCCGCCTCCCCCGCCATGCTCGAACTGGGCATAACGCTGCCGAAGAGCTGA
- a CDS encoding DNA primase family protein, producing MTTEHGPEGGFDALAAARQILTAANTPTPGTVAVPGQAARPFTPVQESMLTLTPSAAPQAPQPVMVHEVQPSPAVTRQGLLPDSLSDRGNAKLFVRLYGADYRYVPGLGWYSWAGHRWQIDETDTVLWAAGEMAEHLVLHDPSGTYTTSELKRHRRRALSTSGMTAMLEQAKAAPGMVMHASTLDADPYALCTTAGVVDLRTGLLIPPDPTRHSHSRSTTVAPQAMPTPRWFRFLEDTFGEGPEGQEMINFLHLCLGYSISGDVGAQIMPFLYGTGKNGKSVLLDVMLQLLGDYADAAPPGFLMARAFDGHPTDLAELHGRRIIMCSELKPGDRFDEARVKLLTGGDRVKARRMRQDFFSFNPTHKLWLLGNHRPEVGTGGPAFWRRMRLIPFERVVAEDRKIDNLAHVLVAEEGPGILNWLITGASRYFNGHKDLTGPQSVQTATSAYAETEDSVGRFLTEACKIADGLRAEQALLYGAYTRWCGGEGANPVTARAFAARVRETLGMTSPKDMVLSNSRKYYPGIGLLADEEPQP from the coding sequence ATGACCACTGAGCACGGACCGGAAGGAGGCTTCGATGCCTTGGCCGCCGCGCGGCAGATCCTGACCGCCGCCAACACACCGACACCCGGTACGGTCGCCGTGCCCGGGCAGGCGGCCCGCCCCTTCACGCCGGTCCAGGAGAGCATGCTCACCCTGACACCGTCGGCGGCGCCCCAAGCCCCTCAGCCCGTGATGGTGCATGAGGTGCAGCCGTCACCGGCCGTCACCCGGCAGGGGCTGCTGCCGGACTCGCTCAGCGACCGCGGCAACGCCAAGCTGTTCGTGCGCCTGTACGGCGCCGACTACCGCTACGTGCCCGGCCTGGGCTGGTACAGCTGGGCCGGCCACCGGTGGCAGATCGACGAAACCGACACCGTGCTCTGGGCCGCCGGCGAGATGGCCGAGCACCTGGTCCTCCACGATCCGAGCGGCACCTACACCACCAGCGAGCTGAAGCGCCACCGCCGCCGTGCGCTGTCCACCAGCGGCATGACCGCGATGCTGGAACAAGCCAAGGCCGCCCCCGGCATGGTGATGCACGCCTCCACACTCGACGCCGACCCGTACGCCCTGTGCACCACCGCCGGCGTCGTCGACCTGCGCACCGGACTCCTCATCCCGCCGGACCCCACCCGCCACAGCCACTCGCGCTCCACCACGGTCGCCCCGCAGGCCATGCCCACACCGCGCTGGTTCCGCTTCCTGGAGGACACCTTCGGAGAAGGCCCCGAAGGCCAGGAGATGATCAACTTCCTCCACCTGTGCCTGGGGTACTCGATCTCCGGGGACGTGGGGGCGCAGATCATGCCGTTCCTGTACGGCACCGGGAAGAACGGCAAGTCCGTCCTGCTGGACGTGATGCTGCAGCTGCTCGGCGACTACGCCGACGCGGCCCCGCCCGGCTTCCTCATGGCCCGGGCCTTCGACGGCCACCCCACGGACCTGGCCGAACTGCACGGCCGACGGATCATCATGTGCTCCGAACTCAAGCCCGGCGACCGTTTCGACGAGGCCCGGGTGAAGCTGCTGACCGGCGGCGACAGGGTCAAGGCCCGCCGGATGCGCCAGGACTTCTTCAGCTTCAACCCGACCCACAAGCTCTGGCTGCTGGGCAACCACCGCCCCGAGGTCGGCACCGGAGGCCCCGCATTCTGGCGACGCATGCGGCTGATCCCCTTCGAGCGGGTCGTCGCCGAGGACCGGAAGATCGACAACCTCGCCCACGTCCTGGTCGCCGAGGAGGGCCCCGGCATCCTCAACTGGCTCATCACGGGCGCCAGCAGGTACTTCAACGGGCACAAGGACCTCACCGGACCGCAGAGCGTGCAGACCGCCACGAGCGCGTACGCCGAGACCGAAGACAGCGTGGGACGCTTCCTCACCGAAGCCTGCAAGATCGCCGACGGTCTGCGCGCCGAACAGGCTCTGCTGTACGGCGCCTACACCCGCTGGTGCGGCGGTGAAGGCGCCAACCCCGTCACCGCCCGCGCCTTCGCCGCGCGCGTGCGCGAAACACTGGGTATGACCTCCCCCAAGGACATGGTCCTGTCCAACTCCCGCAAGTACTACCCAGGGATCGGCCTGCTGGCCGACGAGGAGCCGCAGCCGTGA
- a CDS encoding beta strand repeat-containing protein, giving the protein MAPVISSLNPTHGPAAGGTAVTINGSGFTGVTSVKFGTVPVASFMLVSNSQITTTAPAGTGSVAVTVTSPLGTSNGVTYTYSAGPVITGLNPVSGPTSGGNTVTISGSGFTGASSLHFGTASASFVVLSDSQVQATAPAGSGTVLVTVTTSVGTSNGTTYTYSAAPVITGLNPVSGPTSGGNTVTISGSGFTAATAVEFGTASAVFTVVSDTQITATAPAGTGSVPVTVTTSAGTSSSVTYSYINVTAPLITGLSPNQGPTSGGNTVTISGSGLSGAISVLFGAHAATITGNTSTQITVTAPAGAAQSVNVTVTTGAGTSNPLPYFYVAAPAITGLSPNQGPTSGGNTVTIFGSGLALTGAVHFASAAATSITVNSDSQITVTAPPNAGTVLVTATTPGGTSTIGVGSAYYTYVAVPVINSLSPAQGSASGGDDVLIRGSNLTYTDAVFFGTTPASFAALSDTMVVATSPAGPVGPVTVTVHSPGGTSNGAAFQYQP; this is encoded by the coding sequence ATGGCTCCGGTCATCAGCAGTCTCAACCCCACCCACGGGCCAGCTGCGGGAGGCACCGCCGTCACGATCAACGGCAGCGGCTTCACCGGTGTCACCTCCGTGAAGTTCGGAACCGTGCCGGTGGCCTCCTTCATGCTGGTCAGCAACAGTCAGATCACCACCACCGCCCCCGCGGGCACCGGGTCGGTCGCCGTCACCGTCACCTCACCGCTCGGCACCAGCAACGGCGTCACCTACACCTACAGCGCCGGTCCGGTGATCACCGGTCTGAACCCGGTCTCGGGACCGACGAGCGGCGGCAACACCGTGACGATCAGCGGCTCGGGCTTCACCGGGGCCTCGTCGCTGCACTTCGGGACCGCCTCGGCGTCGTTCGTCGTCCTGAGCGATTCGCAGGTCCAGGCCACGGCTCCGGCGGGCTCCGGAACGGTCCTGGTCACGGTCACCACATCGGTGGGTACCAGCAACGGCACCACATACACCTACAGTGCGGCTCCGGTGATCACCGGTCTGAACCCGGTCTCGGGACCGACGAGCGGCGGCAACACCGTGACGATCAGCGGCTCGGGCTTCACCGCTGCGACGGCAGTGGAGTTCGGCACCGCCTCAGCCGTGTTCACGGTGGTCAGCGACACCCAGATCACGGCGACAGCGCCTGCGGGCACAGGTTCGGTCCCGGTCACCGTCACCACATCGGCGGGCACCAGCAGCAGCGTCACCTACAGCTACATCAACGTCACCGCACCGTTGATCACCGGCCTGAGCCCGAACCAGGGGCCGACCAGCGGCGGGAACACCGTCACCATCTCCGGCAGCGGCCTGTCCGGCGCGATATCCGTGCTGTTCGGCGCCCACGCCGCCACCATCACCGGCAACACCAGCACGCAGATCACCGTCACGGCACCCGCGGGAGCCGCGCAGTCGGTCAACGTCACGGTCACCACCGGAGCGGGTACCAGCAACCCGCTGCCGTACTTCTACGTCGCGGCCCCCGCCATCACCGGCCTGAGCCCGAACCAGGGGCCGACCAGCGGCGGGAACACCGTCACCATCTTCGGCTCCGGGCTGGCCCTCACCGGCGCGGTGCACTTCGCGTCCGCCGCGGCCACCAGCATCACCGTCAACTCCGACAGCCAGATCACCGTCACGGCTCCCCCGAACGCGGGTACCGTCCTGGTCACGGCCACCACGCCAGGCGGCACCAGCACCATCGGGGTGGGCAGCGCCTACTACACCTACGTCGCAGTGCCCGTCATCAACTCCCTCAGCCCCGCCCAGGGTTCGGCATCCGGCGGCGACGACGTCCTGATCAGAGGGAGCAACCTGACCTACACCGACGCCGTGTTCTTCGGCACCACCCCGGCATCCTTCGCCGCGCTCTCCGACACCATGGTCGTCGCCACCTCACCAGCCGGCCCTGTCGGCCCTGTCACCGTCACCGTCCACTCCCCGGGCGGCACCAGCAACGGCGCCGCCTTCCAATACCAGCCGTAG
- a CDS encoding IPT/TIG domain-containing protein, giving the protein MAITPNGLSGYVTDNGANAVTVVEKLRAISPNAGPTDGGTVVTITGVNLTGATAVNFGPRRATTIADTANQLTVISPPGSGTVPVTVVTPGGTSNQALFQYVTPPTVTGIDPISGPTAGGTSMTISGIGLQTAASVTYGASTVRPTVVSDTQLTVTAPPGTAAGSVPVGVTTAGGTARTLTYTYLDAPSVTALSPGSGPVTGGTSITLTGTGLTTTDQVTLGGVPAAFEVISDTTLALQAPPGTAGAATLTVITSAGAATATYTYLPTPNT; this is encoded by the coding sequence GTGGCCATCACTCCCAACGGGCTGTCCGGTTATGTGACCGACAACGGCGCGAACGCCGTCACCGTGGTCGAGAAGCTCCGTGCCATCAGCCCGAATGCCGGCCCCACCGATGGCGGCACCGTGGTGACCATCACCGGGGTCAACCTGACGGGCGCCACCGCCGTGAACTTCGGTCCCCGGCGGGCGACCACCATCGCTGACACGGCCAACCAGCTCACCGTCATCAGCCCACCTGGTTCCGGCACGGTGCCGGTCACGGTCGTGACGCCCGGGGGCACCAGCAACCAGGCGCTGTTCCAGTACGTCACTCCTCCGACAGTGACGGGCATCGACCCGATATCCGGGCCGACCGCCGGCGGCACCAGCATGACCATCTCCGGCATCGGCCTGCAGACCGCCGCCTCGGTCACCTACGGGGCAAGCACGGTGCGTCCCACCGTGGTCTCCGACACCCAACTGACCGTCACCGCCCCGCCCGGCACCGCCGCAGGGTCCGTCCCCGTCGGCGTCACCACCGCCGGCGGGACGGCCCGCACCCTCACCTACACCTATCTGGACGCTCCCTCCGTGACGGCCCTCAGCCCCGGCTCCGGACCGGTCACCGGCGGTACATCGATCACCCTCACCGGCACCGGCCTCACCACCACCGACCAGGTGACCCTGGGCGGCGTGCCCGCAGCGTTCGAGGTCATCTCGGACACCACCCTCGCTCTCCAGGCCCCGCCTGGGACGGCAGGTGCCGCGACCCTGACCGTCATCACCTCCGCCGGCGCGGCCACGGCCACCTACACCTACCTGCCCACGCCCAACACCTAG
- a CDS encoding ANTAR domain-containing protein: MAEQDTSPAYSHAQRPRRQLADTRVVERATGVVMHQTGATADAARAQLARDAARTGRTLSQHCAHVLAEVTGTSVRTGTAVTGPPARHHLVTTDPEHARHELAAAYRTPIHMTAPEPGTVFRVEQTDAHLFQVGEIQLPGKLSFTSEPPPQVVVARLIAGTMNLPTPDGEERLAAGDITLIGPAATVHVTTTDARVRTTTLPLPLLHKVAGQLPRQGRPLRFTDPRPASQALADHWRATRVYINNLLDHPDLDAAAPLLVANTAHLLAATVLAVFPNTVTAAPDTPVDRTDATSGTVRRAAAFINDHAHRDITLADIAAVAYVTPRALQYAFRNHLDTTPWPTCATYGCAAHIAT, translated from the coding sequence GTGGCCGAACAGGACACCTCACCCGCGTACTCGCACGCGCAACGCCCGCGCCGCCAACTGGCGGACACCAGGGTGGTCGAGCGCGCCACCGGCGTGGTCATGCACCAGACCGGCGCCACCGCGGACGCGGCACGCGCCCAACTAGCCCGCGACGCCGCCCGCACCGGCCGTACCCTGTCCCAGCACTGCGCCCACGTCCTGGCCGAAGTCACCGGCACCAGCGTGCGTACCGGCACGGCCGTCACCGGGCCCCCAGCCCGCCACCACCTGGTCACCACCGACCCCGAACACGCCCGCCACGAGCTCGCCGCCGCCTACCGCACCCCGATCCACATGACCGCACCTGAGCCCGGCACGGTGTTCCGCGTGGAGCAGACCGACGCCCACCTGTTCCAGGTCGGCGAGATCCAACTGCCAGGCAAGCTCTCGTTCACCTCCGAGCCACCACCCCAGGTCGTCGTCGCCCGCCTCATCGCCGGAACCATGAACCTGCCCACACCGGACGGCGAGGAACGCCTGGCAGCCGGAGACATCACCCTGATCGGCCCGGCCGCAACCGTGCACGTCACCACCACCGACGCCCGCGTGCGCACCACCACACTGCCGCTACCCCTGCTCCACAAGGTGGCAGGCCAACTCCCCAGGCAAGGCCGCCCCTTGCGGTTCACCGACCCGCGACCGGCCAGCCAGGCGCTGGCCGACCACTGGCGCGCCACCCGCGTCTACATCAACAACCTCCTCGACCACCCCGACCTCGACGCCGCAGCCCCCCTGCTGGTCGCCAATACCGCCCACCTGCTGGCCGCCACCGTCCTGGCCGTCTTCCCCAACACCGTCACCGCGGCACCGGACACGCCGGTCGACCGCACCGACGCCACCTCCGGCACCGTCCGCCGCGCCGCTGCGTTCATCAACGACCACGCCCACCGGGACATCACCCTCGCCGACATCGCCGCCGTCGCCTACGTCACCCCCCGCGCCCTGCAGTACGCCTTCCGCAACCACCTCGACACCACCCCCTGGCCTACCTGCGCGACGTACGGTTGCGCCGCGCACATCGCGACCTGA
- a CDS encoding beta-propeller fold lactonase family protein produces the protein MRVGAGPIGIAVTPNGRHAYVANNGDSTVSVIDTAFFTTVATIPGLAGPVGVAIGPSGTNAYVTNAGSGTVSVISTGTNTVTATVTVGSSPFEVAITPDGTLGYVANHGSGTASVINTATNTVTTTIGLGNSPNGVGVAPDGRRVYISNQGSGTVSVIDTATNTVTTTITVGTNPIGVAVTPDGSRVYVANNADGTVSVIDTATDTVVGSPIPVGTNPAGAASSPDGSQIWVVNFASNSVSVIDTATNTVTATIPVGASPPGWPSLPTGCPVM, from the coding sequence GTGCGTGTGGGAGCTGGTCCCATCGGAATCGCCGTCACACCGAACGGGCGGCACGCGTATGTCGCCAACAACGGCGACAGCACCGTGAGCGTGATCGACACCGCGTTCTTCACCACGGTCGCCACCATCCCCGGTCTCGCCGGCCCGGTAGGTGTGGCCATAGGTCCCAGCGGAACCAACGCTTACGTGACCAACGCCGGCTCCGGCACCGTCAGCGTCATCAGCACCGGCACCAACACGGTCACCGCCACCGTCACGGTGGGAAGCAGTCCGTTCGAGGTGGCAATCACACCCGACGGGACGCTCGGCTACGTCGCCAACCACGGCTCCGGCACCGCCAGCGTCATCAACACCGCCACCAACACGGTCACCACCACCATCGGGCTGGGCAACAGCCCCAACGGGGTCGGCGTCGCACCCGACGGGCGCCGGGTCTACATCAGCAACCAAGGCTCCGGCACCGTCAGCGTCATCGACACCGCCACCAACACGGTCACCACCACCATCACGGTCGGTACCAACCCGATCGGGGTGGCGGTCACCCCGGACGGGAGCCGTGTCTATGTGGCGAACAACGCCGACGGCACCGTGAGTGTGATCGACACGGCCACCGATACCGTGGTCGGCTCCCCCATCCCGGTGGGCACCAACCCGGCCGGTGCGGCGAGCAGCCCGGACGGCTCCCAGATCTGGGTGGTCAACTTCGCCTCGAACTCGGTGAGCGTGATCGACACGGCCACCAACACCGTGACTGCCACCATCCCTGTGGGCGCCTCCCCTCCCGGGTGGCCATCACTCCCAACGGGCTGTCCGGTTATGTGA
- a CDS encoding bifunctional DNA primase/polymerase → MQVARWCAAQGWPVHPLAPGTKHPVANCADCAATGHRASGCRCLVTGRWCHGHLAATTDHDRLRSWWEANSQLGVGISCGPAHLVVIDVDAHAKPLPARDRLLPGIVIPDAVDLAGLATGFDTLALLAALRGHASPADDTTTLRVRTPSGGLHVWYQAHPSLPLRSSTGAGKNRALAWQVDVRARGGFIIAPGTVTADGSYTPVGAVRRPAPLPSWLAAELQRTHHAEPPQDRLEPRRPPSRARQAVIAAGGAQDGTPAVLAGLLAEVVACTAAPEGMGFSDKLNRAAFTAGGLAAAGYLSEADAAAVLLDAASTARPGQERRWAPIVRAGLAAGARRPLHLRGRA, encoded by the coding sequence CTGCAGGTCGCCAGGTGGTGTGCCGCGCAGGGATGGCCGGTGCACCCGCTGGCCCCGGGTACCAAGCACCCAGTGGCCAACTGCGCCGACTGCGCGGCCACCGGGCACCGCGCCTCCGGGTGCCGCTGCCTGGTGACCGGCCGCTGGTGTCACGGGCACCTGGCCGCGACCACCGACCACGACAGGCTGCGCTCCTGGTGGGAAGCCAACTCGCAGCTGGGCGTCGGCATCTCCTGCGGGCCTGCTCACCTGGTCGTCATCGACGTCGACGCGCACGCCAAGCCCCTGCCCGCCCGAGACCGGCTGCTCCCCGGCATCGTGATCCCGGACGCGGTCGACCTGGCAGGTCTGGCCACTGGGTTCGACACCCTCGCCCTGCTGGCCGCCCTGCGCGGGCACGCCAGCCCGGCCGACGACACCACCACCTTGCGGGTGAGAACCCCCTCCGGTGGCCTGCACGTCTGGTACCAAGCACACCCAAGCCTGCCGCTGCGCTCTTCCACTGGGGCGGGGAAGAACCGGGCGCTGGCTTGGCAGGTGGACGTCCGCGCCCGCGGCGGCTTCATCATCGCGCCGGGGACCGTCACCGCGGACGGCTCCTACACGCCCGTCGGCGCGGTGCGGCGGCCCGCTCCCCTGCCGTCCTGGCTGGCCGCAGAACTGCAGCGCACCCACCACGCGGAACCCCCGCAGGACCGGCTCGAACCGCGCCGTCCCCCGTCCCGCGCCCGGCAGGCGGTCATCGCAGCCGGTGGTGCCCAGGACGGCACGCCCGCCGTCCTGGCGGGCCTGCTGGCTGAGGTCGTCGCCTGCACGGCCGCCCCGGAAGGAATGGGTTTCAGCGACAAGCTCAACCGCGCGGCGTTCACCGCCGGCGGATTGGCCGCAGCCGGCTACCTCAGCGAGGCCGACGCCGCAGCCGTCCTGTTGGACGCCGCCTCCACCGCTCGCCCGGGCCAAGAACGCCGTTGGGCACCGATCGTTCGCGCGGGCCTTGCCGCAGGCGCCCGCCGCCCCCTGCATCTGCGAGGACGCGCATGA